The DNA region AGTTTAAAATCATATTTACAAAACTTGATTATTGACCAATATTTTAAACAAGAGTTTGTTTATATAAAAAAAGTATATAAAGCTTTAGAAGATAAAAAAATGAATCTTATTGTTAAAATAAATAAAGAGTATAGTGCATTTTTAACATATGAGTATGCAAAGGCTTCAAAAGATATTGGTGAAAATTATTTCAAACAAATAAAGCATTTACCAGTAAAATATGAGGTAAAAGAGTATTTTAAAAAAATAGAAGATAAAAAAATTTTAGCAAATGAGATTATAGTTTTAAGCTGTTTAGCTTATGATATGAATATTCATTATAAAGATTTTATTGTCATGTGGACAAAAAAGAATTTGATTAATATCTCTGCAAGTGCATTAAAAATTTCAAAGATTAAACCAACTGAAATTCAACAAATGCTTTTTGATTTTGATGATATTTTAGAAAATATAGAGTTTGAGAATATAAGAAATAAAATTACAAATTTTAATCCTTCTTTTGAAGAGATCATTTTTTCTCATAAAAGATTAGAACCTAAAATGTTCACTACTTGATAAAAAGGAAATAATAAATGAGTTTAAAAATTGGAATAGCAGGACCAGTTGGAAGTGGTAAAACTTCATTAATAGAATCAATGACTAATTTATTAAAAGATAAATATTCACTAGCAATTGTAACAAATGATATTTATACAACTGAAGATGCAAACTATTTAAAAAAAACTTTGGACTTAGATGAAAATAGAATAATTGGAGTTGAAACAGGAGGATGCCCTCATACTGCAATTAGAGATGATATTTCTATGAATCAAAAAGCAGTTGAAGGACTTGAAGAAAAATTCAATCCAGATATTATATTTGTTGAAAGTGGTGGAGATAATTTAAGCGCTACATTTTCTTATGAGTTGATTGATTATTATATGTATATAATTGATACTGCGCAAGGTGCTGATATTCCTAGAAAAAAAGGTGCAGGTTTACTTTTTTCAGATTTATTAGTAATAAATAAAACAGATTTAGCCCCTTATGTTGGTGTAAACTTGGATGAAATGAAAAAAGATGTATTACTTAATAGAAAAAATAAACCATCAGTATTTATCTCAAATAAAGATGAACAAAGTTTACAAAAGATTATTAATTGGATAGAAGTTATATTATAGTTAACCATTCATTAACTATTGGTTGAAATTTAGTTAATACTTAACTGTTATAATTTTCTTATGAATAAGCAAGAAGCGGACTTACTTATTTATGCTTAAAATACATAGCGAATTTTTCCTATGAAAATTTTATGTTTCCTTGTGTGTAAAGACCTCCTAATAGGAGGTTTTTTTTTGCCTAAAATTTCTATTAACTAATCATTAATATTCTATTCAAAAACAGTTAATTATGAACTGTTACAATTTTAATATAAATAAGCAAGAATACGGACTTACTTATTTTTGGTAGAATTAAATTTCTACAAGATTTTTTTTATGTTTCCTTGTGTGTAAAAGCCTCCTTTTGGGAGGCTTTTTTTTTGCTTGCTATTTTTTCTAACTAATTAACAAAAAAATACTACTAAAAAAACTTTTATGATAATAAGATACTTTTAAAGCTTAAAATAAAGGACATATCATGTCTAAAAATATTTGGATAATAGGTGCAAGTAGCGGAATAGGATTAGAGTTAGTTAAAATATGGCTAGATAAAGGACATAATGTTATAGTTAGTGCAAGAAGTGCAACAAAATCAAAAGAGTTAATGTCTTTACTTTACTCTTATAATGAAAAATTAATACTTCTTAATCTTGATGTTAGTGATGAAGCTTCAATAATCGATGCTCTAGAAAAAATTCAATCACAAAATCTTAAAATTGATTTACTGTTTTATAATGCTGCTGTTTATAATGCTTTTGATCTTGATAATTGGAATATAAAAGATTTTGAACAAATGATAAATATTAATTATTTAGGTGCTATTAGAGTAATAAAAATTTTAAAAAGTTTCTTTGAAAATCAAGATTATGCAAAATGGGTATTTAATTGTAGTTTATCTAGTGATTTTGGACTTCCTTATGGTGGTGCATATAGTGCCTCAAAAGCAGCTCTTGTTAATATTTTACAATCTATTCAACCTGAATTAAAAACAAAACAAATAGATTTACAAATAATAAATCATGGTTTTGTAAATACAAGACTTACTCAAAAAAATGATTTTGAAATGCCACAGCTTTTAGAACCAGTTGATGCTGCAAATATAATAGCTACACAATTGGAAAAAAATAAAGGTTTTGAGATTAGATTTCCATTTAAATTAGCATTATTTTTAAGACTTCTAAAAATTTTACCTTACTCAATTTCATTAAATATAACTAAAAAGCTTTTAAAATGAGTCTAAAAAAAAATATTAAAGCTTATTGTGATTTTTTTGAGAATATACATAAAAATACATCTATTGATAAATATAAACTCTTTTTTGATGATAATTCAGTTTTCCAAGATCCTTTTCAAAAAGTACAAGGAGTTAATAAAATATATAAAGTTTTTCAAGATATGTATGAAACTTTGCATAGTGCAAATTTTAAAATAAAAGATTATAGTGCAAATGACAAACAAGCTTTTATTCAATGGAAATTTATATACAAAATGAAAAAAAGTAGTGATGAAAGTAGTTTTGTAGGTGTTAGTATTGTTAAGTTTGATGAAAATTCAAAAGTCATATCTCATATTGATTATTGGGATGCAGCTAGCAATATTTATGAAAAAATACCTTTTCTTGGTGCTATTTTAAAAATAATAAGAAAAAAGATTAGTATCAATGAATAAAATTTTATCAAAATTCAAACTACTTTCTTATTCATTATTTGCAATTCCTTTAGCAATTTTAGGATTACCTTTATATATATATTTACCTACATTTTATGTAAAAGATGTTGGAATTGATATTGCTTTAGTTGGTATGATTCTTTTTATTACAAGAATTATTGATGTTTTTACGGATCCTATTATTGGAAGATTAAGTGATAAATATTTTAAAAGATACGTTTTTATAATAATTGGTTCAATAATTGTTCTATTTTCTTTTTATTTTCTTACTCATCCAATTAAAAATGCAAATGCATTATATTTACTTTTATTTTCAATTCTTATTTATACTGGTTGGAGTTTTATTACAATTACATATTTTAGTTTAAGTGCTGAAATAAGTTATGATAAAAATCATACAAATTTACTTGCTTCTTCAAGGGAGTTTTTTACCATAATTGCAATTGTACTTGCATTGTTTTTACCATATTATTTAGATATTTCAAAAAATGAACATAAGTCTTTATTGTTAATGTGGGATTTAGTTTTATATTCACTTCCTATTTTACTTTTAATTTTGATAATAGGAACAAAAGATACAAAAAAAATAGATACAAATATTTCTATAAAACAATCATTTTTATTTTTAAAAGAGAATAGCTATAAATTTAAAAGACTTTTCTTTGCATTTTTTATAAATAATATGGCAAATGCAATTCCTTCAACACTTTTTATTTTGTTCGTTACGAATGTAATAGGTAAAAAAGATTCAATTGGTTTACTTCTTTTAGTATATTTTCTTTCAGGTGTTTTAGCTTTACCTTTTTGGTATTATCTTTCTAAAAGATTTGGCAAAAAAAATAGTTGGATTTATTCAATAATTTTAGCTTCAACTGTCTTTTTATATGTACCATTTTTATCGCAAGGAGATTTTATTGCTTTTTTAATTGTTTGTATTTTGTCAGGATTTAGTTTAGGTGCAGATATGTTTTTACCTTCATCAATTCAGGCTGATATTGCTCAAGAGTTTGCTAAAAAAGATAGTCAATTTACTGGAGTTTTATTTAGTTTTTGGGCAATGCTAACAAAATTTGCATTAGCAGCTGCTGTTGGAGTTACTTTTGTGATTTTAGGATTATTTGGTTTTGATGAAAATCCTCAATCTCAAACTTCTTTATTTGTTTTATCTTCACTTTATAGCATTTTACCTATTTTATTAAAAATTATAGCAGTAATAAATATATTAAAATCAAAACATTTAAAATATTAATTAACGTAAAATAAGTACAAAATAGTACCAATTTACAATAAAATGACATAGTAGGAGAATAATATGTTAATAAGATTACTTTTAATCACTTTTTTTTCTTTGAATGCTTATGCTTTAAAACCAGTTCAGTTTGTAAGTATAGAAAAATTTAGTGGTTTGTGGTATGAAATAGCAAGAACTCCAAATAGTTATCAAGAAAACTGTGTTGCTTCAAGTGTAGAGTATGTATTAAAAAATAATGAATACAAAATATATAATAGATGTTTCGAAAATGAAATAGGTGGAAAACTTATTTCATATAATGGAGTAGGGCAAAGTGCTTCTAAAAATAAGAATTCAGTTGCAAAAATAGATATGACTTATTTTTGGATTTTTACAAAAAGATACAATATTGCATACATAGATAAAGATTATAAAAGTGCATTAGTTACAGATGAG from Malaciobacter molluscorum LMG 25693 includes:
- a CDS encoding SDR family NAD(P)-dependent oxidoreductase is translated as MSKNIWIIGASSGIGLELVKIWLDKGHNVIVSARSATKSKELMSLLYSYNEKLILLNLDVSDEASIIDALEKIQSQNLKIDLLFYNAAVYNAFDLDNWNIKDFEQMININYLGAIRVIKILKSFFENQDYAKWVFNCSLSSDFGLPYGGAYSASKAALVNILQSIQPELKTKQIDLQIINHGFVNTRLTQKNDFEMPQLLEPVDAANIIATQLEKNKGFEIRFPFKLALFLRLLKILPYSISLNITKKLLK
- a CDS encoding lipocalin family protein; protein product: MLIRLLLITFFSLNAYALKPVQFVSIEKFSGLWYEIARTPNSYQENCVASSVEYVLKNNEYKIYNRCFENEIGGKLISYNGVGQSASKNKNSVAKIDMTYFWIFTKRYNIAYIDKDYKSALVTDEDNEHIWIMSRTPKMKKKKLDLILDKLKDHIDLNTLIYTKQDKQGRYK
- a CDS encoding nuclear transport factor 2 family protein translates to MSLKKNIKAYCDFFENIHKNTSIDKYKLFFDDNSVFQDPFQKVQGVNKIYKVFQDMYETLHSANFKIKDYSANDKQAFIQWKFIYKMKKSSDESSFVGVSIVKFDENSKVISHIDYWDAASNIYEKIPFLGAILKIIRKKISINE
- the ureG gene encoding urease accessory protein UreG, whose translation is MSLKIGIAGPVGSGKTSLIESMTNLLKDKYSLAIVTNDIYTTEDANYLKKTLDLDENRIIGVETGGCPHTAIRDDISMNQKAVEGLEEKFNPDIIFVESGGDNLSATFSYELIDYYMYIIDTAQGADIPRKKGAGLLFSDLLVINKTDLAPYVGVNLDEMKKDVLLNRKNKPSVFISNKDEQSLQKIINWIEVIL
- a CDS encoding urease accessory protein UreF; amino-acid sequence: MEKHITHTSTDLKSLSRFLQILDGSFPSGVFVHSFGLEPHILKNEVFDIKSLKSYLQNLIIDQYFKQEFVYIKKVYKALEDKKMNLIVKINKEYSAFLTYEYAKASKDIGENYFKQIKHLPVKYEVKEYFKKIEDKKILANEIIVLSCLAYDMNIHYKDFIVMWTKKNLINISASALKISKIKPTEIQQMLFDFDDILENIEFENIRNKITNFNPSFEEIIFSHKRLEPKMFTT
- a CDS encoding MFS transporter — encoded protein: MNKILSKFKLLSYSLFAIPLAILGLPLYIYLPTFYVKDVGIDIALVGMILFITRIIDVFTDPIIGRLSDKYFKRYVFIIIGSIIVLFSFYFLTHPIKNANALYLLLFSILIYTGWSFITITYFSLSAEISYDKNHTNLLASSREFFTIIAIVLALFLPYYLDISKNEHKSLLLMWDLVLYSLPILLLILIIGTKDTKKIDTNISIKQSFLFLKENSYKFKRLFFAFFINNMANAIPSTLFILFVTNVIGKKDSIGLLLLVYFLSGVLALPFWYYLSKRFGKKNSWIYSIILASTVFLYVPFLSQGDFIAFLIVCILSGFSLGADMFLPSSIQADIAQEFAKKDSQFTGVLFSFWAMLTKFALAAAVGVTFVILGLFGFDENPQSQTSLFVLSSLYSILPILLKIIAVINILKSKHLKY